Proteins from one Acetobacteroides hydrogenigenes genomic window:
- a CDS encoding alpha/beta hydrolase, whose protein sequence is MRRRILVSALWGLMCSAPMAQEAIGQGAIPRDTSYTVYQSLLKVRKAYPDAAPALPVLPEGVTAERSIAYAVLDSTVWGPRTLHLDLFHPRKAGSYPAVVMVHGGGWRSGDRSMQHPLAMQLAANGYITVTVEYQLSLEATYPAAVHNVKAAIRWLRANANRYGIDTSRIAISGCSAGGQLAALVGATNGISKFEGNQGNLQHSSAVQAVIDIDGVVDFLAPASLNLIRKPDAADVGWFGGTFVQKPEVWKEASPIFWVGKSTVPYLFINSGLPRFHAGQDEMVGILNQHGIYHQVHNIDVKVHPFWLFHPWFSPTVKLMVDFLNRTLKAGEPASAR, encoded by the coding sequence ATGCGAAGAAGAATCCTTGTTTCCGCCCTTTGGGGGCTGATGTGCTCGGCGCCGATGGCGCAGGAGGCCATCGGACAGGGCGCCATCCCTAGGGATACCAGCTATACCGTATACCAATCGCTGCTTAAGGTGCGCAAGGCGTACCCCGATGCCGCGCCCGCCCTACCCGTGCTGCCCGAGGGCGTTACCGCCGAGCGCAGCATCGCCTACGCGGTGCTCGACAGCACCGTTTGGGGCCCGCGCACGCTGCACCTCGACCTGTTCCACCCCCGCAAAGCCGGAAGCTACCCCGCCGTGGTGATGGTGCATGGCGGAGGCTGGCGCTCGGGCGACCGATCGATGCAGCACCCCCTGGCCATGCAGCTGGCGGCCAACGGCTACATTACGGTGACGGTGGAGTACCAGCTCTCGCTCGAGGCCACCTACCCTGCGGCGGTGCACAACGTTAAGGCGGCCATCCGCTGGCTGCGCGCCAACGCCAACAGGTACGGCATCGACACCAGCCGCATCGCCATATCGGGCTGCTCGGCAGGTGGGCAGCTGGCCGCGCTGGTTGGCGCCACCAACGGCATCTCTAAGTTCGAGGGAAACCAAGGAAACCTCCAGCACTCGAGCGCGGTGCAGGCCGTTATCGACATCGACGGGGTGGTCGACTTTCTGGCACCGGCCTCGCTCAACCTCATCCGTAAGCCCGATGCTGCCGATGTAGGGTGGTTTGGCGGCACCTTCGTCCAGAAGCCCGAGGTATGGAAGGAGGCCTCGCCCATCTTCTGGGTGGGCAAGAGCACGGTGCCCTATCTCTTCATCAACAGCGGCCTTCCGCGCTTCCACGCGGGGCAAGACGAGATGGTGGGCATCCTCAACCAGCACGGCATCTACCACCAGGTGCACAACATCGACGTGAAGGTGCACCCGTTCTGGCTCTTCCATCCCTGGTTTAGCCCAACGGTTAAGCTGATGGTCGATTTCCTAAACCGAACGCTGAAGGCGGGAGAGCCAGCATCGGCCCGCTAA
- a CDS encoding PAS domain-containing protein, which yields MSIKSKMHLYIGASVALIMLVSFTYFIVSLRNNTREGATKMAEEQVKGYSAQIQRINNQAIGFCESLASSVVYMFDQGVSNRESLLQQSLLNISKNNQNYKCIFVSLEHSAITPGYNKASGRRSFLTVPLSNMPIMALDKDMDSFDASTQYYVVKNSGKSDIKEPYYYNYYNNSSQELLITTLACPVFYNGQAVGISGVDIGIEEFQKVVDQIKIFPGTSAFLVSAKGFVAAHTDKAMVGKTFDKIVDSKSGELELEKILSSADITKTYIKADGKSYYTVIVPITIGDRGTRWALGVTIPTNEIFAQSRKSVLIALLVCILGLIVTTFVINYLAKAITKPLGDVTTSIKQLANGDINEKEKLSIQTGDEMEEIAGSLNVLVDGLSRTAKFAQEIGNGNLNANHQLLGEKDVLGISLEEMRSSLIKANEQEEERKKEEEKNRWANQGYANFAELLRFNNDNIKELSFSIVSNLVKYLGINQGGMFILNEDNDSDRYLEMTACFAYNRRKMMERRFDIGEGLVGRCFVEGETIYLLEIPETYISITSGLGDTNPRCLLLVPLRVNNEINGVIELASLAPIDDYKVKFVEKIAESIASTLSSVRVNIHTAELLEQTRQQAEEMAAQEEEMRQNLEELQSTQEEMARVQEEQKSAQEELFKEKSMFANFLEAVPEYVYFKDLQSRFIRISKSLVRLHGVKDDSELIGKSDSDLFGKEHSQKAFNDEQNIVRTGEAIYNMVEREDHSDGSITWVETSKMPLKDLNGQIIGTFGVSKDISNIKHLEAELSLERNLFNNFLVTSTDLIYFKDMEGRFLRVNKRKYEKHGFKSEADIIGKTDKDLFGEAYSLETVLEEQEIVRTGVPILNRIEHQQSGDGAERWLSISKLPLRNEAGNIIGIWGITKDITEIKEMEKKVANDAAPSVGKKVDRN from the coding sequence ATGTCGATTAAGTCGAAGATGCACCTGTATATTGGGGCTTCGGTGGCATTGATAATGCTAGTGTCGTTTACCTACTTCATTGTTTCGCTAAGAAACAATACTCGGGAGGGAGCTACAAAAATGGCGGAAGAGCAGGTAAAAGGTTACTCAGCGCAAATTCAACGCATAAATAATCAGGCGATAGGCTTTTGCGAATCGTTAGCCTCGTCGGTGGTGTACATGTTCGATCAGGGTGTTTCGAACCGCGAGAGTCTTTTACAGCAATCGCTGCTCAATATTTCGAAGAACAATCAGAACTACAAGTGCATCTTTGTATCGTTGGAGCACTCGGCTATAACACCAGGCTATAACAAGGCTTCGGGTCGTCGCTCGTTCCTTACGGTTCCCCTCTCCAATATGCCAATCATGGCACTCGATAAGGATATGGATTCGTTTGATGCCAGTACTCAGTACTACGTGGTTAAGAATTCTGGCAAGTCGGATATAAAGGAGCCTTACTACTACAACTACTACAACAACAGCAGCCAAGAGCTGCTAATTACAACGCTGGCTTGTCCTGTTTTTTACAATGGGCAGGCAGTGGGTATTTCAGGAGTTGATATAGGAATTGAAGAGTTCCAAAAGGTGGTAGATCAAATTAAGATCTTTCCTGGAACATCGGCCTTTTTGGTGTCTGCAAAAGGGTTTGTCGCTGCTCATACCGACAAGGCAATGGTTGGAAAAACCTTCGACAAAATTGTTGATAGTAAAAGTGGCGAGCTGGAATTGGAGAAGATTCTGTCATCAGCAGATATAACCAAAACATACATCAAGGCTGATGGTAAAAGCTACTATACGGTTATCGTTCCTATTACCATCGGAGATAGAGGTACCCGTTGGGCACTTGGGGTAACAATTCCTACAAACGAAATCTTTGCACAATCGCGGAAGTCTGTATTGATTGCGCTTTTAGTGTGTATTCTAGGGTTGATCGTAACAACGTTTGTTATCAACTATCTTGCTAAAGCCATCACAAAGCCTTTGGGCGATGTAACGACATCTATAAAGCAGCTGGCAAATGGCGATATCAACGAAAAGGAGAAGTTAAGCATTCAAACCGGTGACGAGATGGAGGAAATTGCCGGATCGTTGAACGTACTCGTTGATGGGCTAAGCCGAACTGCAAAATTTGCTCAAGAGATTGGAAACGGAAACTTGAATGCCAACCATCAGCTGTTAGGCGAAAAGGATGTACTGGGAATATCTCTGGAAGAAATGCGAAGCAGCCTTATAAAGGCCAACGAGCAGGAAGAGGAGCGCAAAAAGGAAGAAGAGAAAAACCGATGGGCCAACCAAGGCTATGCAAATTTTGCGGAGCTACTACGCTTTAATAACGACAACATTAAAGAGCTCTCTTTCTCAATCGTAAGCAACCTTGTAAAGTACCTTGGCATTAATCAAGGGGGAATGTTTATCCTAAACGAGGATAATGACTCGGATCGTTACCTTGAAATGACTGCCTGCTTTGCGTACAACCGTCGTAAGATGATGGAGCGCCGCTTCGATATCGGAGAAGGCTTGGTGGGTCGTTGCTTTGTTGAAGGTGAAACAATATACCTGCTAGAGATTCCGGAAACCTACATTTCTATCACTTCCGGACTAGGAGATACCAATCCACGTTGCCTGTTGCTCGTTCCGTTGAGGGTAAACAACGAAATTAATGGGGTTATTGAGCTGGCATCGCTGGCGCCAATTGATGACTATAAGGTAAAGTTCGTAGAAAAGATTGCCGAAAGCATAGCTTCTACCCTTTCTAGCGTACGGGTTAACATTCATACAGCCGAGCTTCTAGAGCAAACTCGCCAGCAGGCCGAAGAGATGGCTGCTCAGGAAGAAGAAATGCGCCAAAACCTGGAGGAGTTACAGTCTACTCAGGAGGAGATGGCTCGTGTTCAGGAAGAACAAAAGTCTGCTCAGGAGGAACTGTTCAAGGAGAAATCTATGTTCGCAAACTTCCTTGAAGCTGTTCCCGAATACGTATACTTTAAAGATCTTCAGAGCCGCTTTATCCGAATAAGCAAATCGCTGGTGCGACTTCATGGGGTTAAGGACGATTCCGAGCTTATCGGAAAATCGGACTCTGATTTATTTGGGAAAGAGCACTCGCAGAAAGCTTTTAACGACGAGCAAAATATTGTTCGTACCGGAGAGGCAATCTACAACATGGTAGAGCGCGAAGATCATAGTGATGGTAGTATAACCTGGGTAGAAACCAGCAAAATGCCATTGAAGGATCTTAACGGACAAATTATTGGTACCTTTGGTGTTTCTAAGGATATTTCTAATATCAAGCATCTCGAAGCCGAGCTTTCCTTGGAGCGAAACTTGTTCAACAACTTCTTGGTAACCTCTACAGATCTTATCTACTTTAAGGATATGGAGGGACGCTTCTTAAGGGTAAATAAGCGAAAATACGAGAAGCATGGTTTTAAGTCGGAAGCAGATATTATTGGAAAAACGGATAAGGATCTTTTCGGCGAAGCCTACTCGTTAGAGACTGTGCTTGAGGAGCAAGAGATAGTACGTACAGGAGTTCCTATACTGAATAGAATAGAGCATCAGCAAAGTGGCGATGGAGCAGAAAGATGGCTATCCATAAGCAAGTTGCCGCTACGCAATGAAGCTGGAAATATTATTGGTATTTGGGGCATAACGAAGGATATCACCGAAATAAAAGAAATGGAGAAGAAGGTGGCAAACGATGCTGCACCATCGGTAGGTAAAAAAGTGGATAGGAATTAG
- a CDS encoding PadR family transcriptional regulator, which yields MYTKELLKGTLQTIILKLLEDNGRMYGYEITQKVKLLTDGKISITEGALYPILHKLEADGTVTTEEEYIGKRVRKYYTLTQSGKTVTESKVNELADFIKTIGVLLSPKPVV from the coding sequence ATGTATACAAAAGAGCTACTTAAAGGAACGCTGCAAACAATAATTCTCAAGCTGCTTGAGGATAACGGCAGAATGTACGGTTACGAGATCACCCAAAAGGTTAAGCTGCTAACCGATGGAAAAATATCTATTACCGAAGGTGCGCTATACCCCATACTTCATAAGCTGGAAGCCGACGGAACGGTTACCACCGAAGAGGAGTACATCGGTAAGCGTGTCCGCAAGTACTACACGCTTACTCAAAGCGGTAAGACCGTAACCGAAAGCAAAGTAAACGAGCTTGCCGATTTTATAAAGACAATTGGCGTTTTGCTATCACCTAAACCTGTGGTATAA
- a CDS encoding exonuclease domain-containing protein has product MNYQEEVGMQNQRFAVVDIETSGGDPKRERITEIAIYLLEGGKIVEEFSTLLNPEKSIPSYITKLTGITNEMVRNAPKFYEVAKRIVEITQDAIFVGHNVGFDYGFVQNEFKRLGYRYRRVTFDTVRVSRKLLPGHASYSLGNLSADLGITLENRHRAAGDARATVDLFRILLDKAVEEEIVSTIQIEKKFGKNISRMLFETLPEDTGVYYLHDSSGNIIYIGKGTNIAKRATTHFASYNDPKAHDMCSRVADISYELTTSELIALLKEDIEIKRQRPLFNHLQRRKSSGYGLYATYNDEGYLALGIAKSSKNGVLVATFPSVQKAKKMLFSLIEQFSLCQKICGLYKSTGACFHYQIGICKGACRGEEDPDLYNQRVEQAIAYLNDITKNFFVVEEDKDSDMVSIVKVEKGKFVGYGYASKDFLSGNQHELHDLITSSTETSNSIKIINAYIGKSRTAKVIQF; this is encoded by the coding sequence ATGAACTATCAGGAAGAAGTCGGTATGCAGAATCAACGTTTTGCCGTTGTCGACATCGAAACATCGGGAGGAGATCCAAAGCGGGAGCGAATTACCGAGATCGCTATCTACCTGCTCGAAGGGGGTAAAATCGTTGAGGAGTTTTCGACCCTGCTAAACCCGGAGAAGTCGATTCCCAGCTACATTACCAAGCTTACCGGCATTACCAACGAAATGGTTCGGAATGCACCGAAATTCTATGAGGTGGCCAAGCGGATCGTCGAAATAACCCAGGATGCCATTTTTGTGGGGCATAACGTTGGGTTCGACTACGGTTTTGTGCAAAACGAGTTTAAGCGGTTAGGATACCGCTATCGCCGTGTTACCTTCGATACCGTCAGGGTAAGCCGTAAGCTACTGCCCGGACATGCCAGCTATAGCCTCGGTAATCTGAGCGCCGATTTGGGCATTACCCTCGAAAATAGGCACCGTGCTGCCGGCGATGCCCGTGCCACCGTCGACCTATTTCGAATATTGCTGGATAAGGCAGTAGAAGAGGAAATTGTGAGTACCATCCAAATCGAAAAAAAATTTGGGAAGAACATCTCCCGTATGCTTTTCGAAACACTACCCGAGGATACGGGTGTCTACTACCTTCACGACAGCAGCGGAAATATCATCTACATCGGTAAGGGAACGAATATCGCCAAGCGGGCAACTACACATTTTGCCAGCTATAACGATCCGAAAGCGCACGATATGTGCTCTCGGGTTGCGGATATCAGCTACGAGCTAACCACCAGCGAGCTTATTGCGCTACTGAAAGAAGATATTGAGATTAAGCGACAGCGTCCGCTGTTTAACCACCTGCAGCGGCGTAAGAGTAGCGGGTACGGGCTTTACGCTACATATAACGATGAGGGGTATTTGGCCTTAGGTATTGCGAAATCATCGAAAAACGGGGTGTTGGTTGCAACCTTTCCCTCGGTACAAAAGGCGAAGAAAATGCTCTTTTCGCTTATCGAGCAGTTTAGCCTATGCCAAAAGATTTGTGGGCTATATAAATCGACAGGTGCCTGCTTTCACTACCAAATTGGCATTTGTAAGGGGGCATGTAGGGGCGAGGAGGATCCCGATTTGTACAACCAGCGCGTGGAGCAGGCTATTGCCTACCTAAACGATATCACCAAAAATTTTTTCGTGGTTGAAGAGGATAAGGATTCCGATATGGTATCAATCGTAAAGGTTGAAAAGGGAAAGTTTGTAGGGTACGGATATGCATCCAAAGACTTTCTGTCCGGCAATCAGCACGAGCTACACGACCTGATAACCTCATCTACAGAAACAAGCAACTCGATTAAAATAATTAACGCCTATATTGGTAAGTCGAGAACTGCAAAGGTCATACAATTCTAA
- a CDS encoding S9 family peptidase, which yields MKHYLSTLVLLIGATVMAMAQPKPIDNLFIAGPHPVNEPAFGKVANIKGDVFAADELLKMGIPYSNLSLINGSVCGNDGKPDNAWKRTESGNGEYIFTANSQSASIAYALFFVDAGSFTKGSLSVTSRLQLEVYVDGAKAADKSSGEEAKSAKAQLKLTRQQHQVLVKVLIPKEYKDTAKIAIKLDVPEKQREQLAINSAKRLLTINDILEGVKVASTSISPSGKYTSVSFSKVDPQTGKANRFTKYFSIASMKEVYSPKGSSACEWMPTGSRIWWMDANNDNALTTFDFETSETKVIAKNLPSQAWMRWAPNEEYVIATIEDEVKIEEKGPMQQIVSPEDRQPGWRDRSFLYKIDLKSGIKQRITFGNKSTYLADISADSKSLIVTVNSEVYTERPFSTTSIYRIDASSFKVDTLLKDQKFIGSVKLSPDGKTLLVLGGPEAFNKIGQNVKKSPIANSYDNQAFLYTIENGKVEPITKNFDPSVDGADWSIDGKSILMQVSERDRNTLYRYDIASSAFNKIATSCDVVSSFDFAKEADGMVYAGQSGSYPSVAYYYNPSNSSTVTLADPAKERIAQINLGEMRDWSFKAKDGSTIEGRIYLPPGFDPAKKYPLIVNYYAGTTPTERNFESRYPLHLYASMGYVVYLVQPSGAIGYGQEFSARHVNAWGKRTADEIIEGTKKFIAEHPYVDATKVGCIGASYGGFMTQYLQTRTNIFAAAISHAGISDITSYWGEGYWGYTYSSGATANSYPWNNPSLYVGQSPLFSANKVNTPILFLHGQQDTNVPIGESIQMYTALKILGKTTEFVTVEGENHTIVSYKPRIAWNNTIFAWFAKYLQGNDEWWNELYPKKNL from the coding sequence ATGAAGCATTACCTTTCAACATTAGTTCTCCTGATCGGAGCCACGGTGATGGCAATGGCCCAGCCTAAACCCATCGACAACCTCTTTATCGCGGGGCCACACCCCGTTAACGAGCCCGCCTTTGGCAAAGTTGCCAACATCAAGGGCGATGTTTTCGCAGCCGACGAGCTGTTGAAAATGGGAATCCCCTACAGCAACCTTTCCCTTATTAACGGAAGCGTGTGCGGCAACGATGGCAAACCCGATAACGCTTGGAAGCGCACCGAAAGCGGCAACGGCGAGTACATCTTTACCGCCAACAGCCAATCGGCCTCCATAGCCTACGCGCTGTTCTTTGTAGATGCCGGCAGCTTTACCAAGGGATCGCTCTCGGTAACTTCGCGCCTACAGCTCGAGGTTTACGTAGATGGCGCTAAGGCGGCCGACAAGTCGTCGGGCGAGGAGGCCAAAAGCGCTAAGGCCCAGCTTAAGCTTACCCGCCAACAGCATCAAGTACTCGTGAAAGTTCTAATCCCAAAAGAGTACAAGGATACCGCTAAGATCGCCATCAAGCTCGACGTTCCCGAAAAGCAGCGCGAGCAGCTGGCCATCAACAGCGCCAAGCGCCTGCTCACCATCAACGACATCCTCGAGGGGGTTAAGGTTGCCTCAACATCCATATCGCCATCGGGCAAGTACACCAGCGTATCGTTCTCGAAGGTTGATCCCCAAACCGGCAAGGCCAACCGCTTTACCAAGTACTTCAGCATAGCCTCCATGAAGGAGGTTTACTCCCCCAAGGGTAGCTCGGCCTGCGAGTGGATGCCTACCGGTAGCCGTATCTGGTGGATGGACGCCAACAACGACAATGCCCTTACCACCTTCGACTTCGAAACCAGCGAAACGAAGGTTATCGCCAAAAACCTCCCATCGCAGGCGTGGATGAGGTGGGCCCCCAACGAGGAGTACGTTATCGCCACCATCGAGGACGAGGTGAAGATCGAAGAGAAGGGCCCCATGCAGCAGATCGTATCGCCCGAGGATCGCCAGCCCGGCTGGAGAGATCGCTCGTTCCTTTACAAGATCGACCTAAAGAGCGGCATCAAGCAGCGCATCACCTTTGGCAACAAGAGCACCTACCTTGCCGATATCTCGGCCGACTCCAAGTCGCTCATCGTAACGGTGAACAGCGAGGTGTACACCGAGCGTCCATTCTCCACCACCAGCATCTACCGAATCGACGCCAGCAGCTTTAAGGTTGATACCCTTCTAAAGGATCAAAAGTTCATCGGTAGCGTTAAGCTATCGCCCGATGGCAAGACGCTGCTCGTGCTAGGTGGCCCCGAGGCCTTCAACAAGATAGGCCAAAACGTAAAAAAGTCGCCCATTGCCAACAGCTACGACAACCAGGCCTTCCTCTACACCATCGAAAACGGTAAGGTGGAGCCCATCACCAAAAACTTCGACCCATCGGTTGACGGCGCTGACTGGAGCATCGACGGAAAATCGATCCTAATGCAGGTGAGCGAGAGGGATCGCAACACGCTATACCGCTACGATATTGCCTCATCAGCATTTAATAAGATTGCTACCAGCTGCGACGTAGTTTCGTCGTTCGATTTCGCCAAGGAAGCCGACGGCATGGTATACGCCGGACAGAGCGGCAGCTACCCAAGCGTGGCCTACTACTACAACCCATCGAATAGCAGCACCGTTACGCTTGCCGATCCTGCCAAGGAACGAATTGCGCAGATCAACCTGGGCGAGATGCGCGACTGGAGCTTCAAGGCAAAGGATGGCTCCACCATCGAGGGGCGCATCTACCTGCCACCTGGATTCGACCCCGCCAAGAAGTATCCGCTTATCGTAAACTACTACGCAGGAACCACCCCTACCGAGCGCAACTTCGAGAGCCGCTATCCGCTGCACCTCTACGCCTCGATGGGCTACGTGGTGTACCTTGTTCAGCCTAGCGGCGCCATTGGGTACGGACAGGAGTTCTCGGCCCGTCACGTGAACGCTTGGGGAAAGAGAACCGCCGACGAGATTATTGAGGGTACCAAGAAGTTTATCGCCGAGCACCCCTACGTTGATGCCACCAAGGTGGGCTGCATCGGGGCATCGTACGGTGGATTTATGACCCAGTACCTGCAAACCCGCACCAACATCTTTGCGGCAGCCATCTCGCATGCCGGCATCAGCGACATCACCAGCTACTGGGGCGAGGGCTACTGGGGCTACACCTACAGCTCGGGCGCAACGGCCAACAGCTACCCTTGGAATAACCCATCGCTCTACGTGGGCCAGAGCCCGCTCTTCAGCGCCAACAAGGTGAACACCCCCATCCTCTTCCTACACGGTCAGCAGGATACCAACGTGCCCATCGGCGAGAGCATCCAGATGTACACCGCCCTTAAGATCCTCGGCAAGACCACCGAGTTTGTAACTGTAGAGGGCGAGAACCACACCATTGTTAGCTACAAGCCCCGTATTGCCTGGAACAACACCATCTTCGCCTGGTTTGCCAAGTACCTACAGGGCAACGACGAGTGGTGGAACGAGCTGTACCCTAAGAAGAACTTGTAG
- a CDS encoding PAS domain-containing protein, with translation MHFYIGLSVAVIMLLSFAYFIAALRSNTRANATQMAVEQVKGYSFQLQKITNQALGFSESLASSVAYMFDKRMVNREDLIKLLLQNSAANNQAYTCIWVSLEHSAITSGYTKQSGRRSYLSVPFSNIPVMVVDKDTASFDPNSLYYQVKNSGKPDVKDPYFYNYYNSSSEQLLITTLGCPVVYNGQAKGVAGVDIALDEYQKVVDNVRIFPGTSAFLVSQSGFVAAHSNKLMVGKSYESTIEGKRTELALGTILSSNDITQTFTEIGGKSYFVVVAPIPMGDRGTRWVLGVVIPSSEIFAQSRKSVFIAILVCLLGLVITYFAINYLAKSIAKPLGDVTSSIKLLASGAVNKSKLLNVNTGDEMQEIAGSLNVLVDGLNRTALFAQEIGRGNLSLSHKLLGENDIIGASLEEMRSSLIKAKEAEEMRRVEEEKNHWANQGYAEFSGLLRQNGNNVKELSFSVVSNLVKYLGLVQGGMFILNETDQSDRYLEMVACFAYNRRKLMSRRFELGEGLVGRCFDEAETIYLLEIPDGYISITSGLGDAKPKCLLLVPLKVNSEVNGVIELASLSPIEEYKVKFVEKVAESIASTMASVRVNVHTAELLERTQQQAEEMAAQEEEMRQNLEELQSTQDEMLRIHSEQLKMQDKLALEQNLLRNLLDSTQEVIYFKGLDGRYIKASRAKLAMHGFTSEEQIIGKSDRELYGDKFDVNFENEEKEIIRTGKGVVDILEKVEGADGSVTWLSVSKLPIFDKEGGVVGIWISYHDVTKMVLLEEKVSRLAASEGNLLH, from the coding sequence ATGCATTTTTATATTGGGCTATCGGTTGCCGTAATTATGCTACTATCGTTTGCATACTTTATTGCTGCATTAAGGAGCAATACACGGGCAAACGCTACGCAGATGGCCGTAGAACAGGTAAAAGGATATTCTTTTCAGCTGCAAAAAATTACGAACCAGGCATTAGGTTTTAGCGAATCGCTGGCATCTTCGGTTGCATATATGTTTGACAAGCGTATGGTAAACCGTGAGGATCTCATAAAGCTGCTGCTGCAAAATAGTGCAGCAAACAATCAAGCATACACGTGCATTTGGGTATCCTTGGAGCATTCTGCTATAACATCAGGCTATACGAAGCAATCGGGGCGTCGTAGCTACCTTTCTGTTCCTTTCTCGAACATCCCGGTTATGGTAGTAGATAAGGATACCGCATCTTTTGATCCGAACTCATTGTACTATCAGGTGAAAAATTCGGGGAAGCCAGATGTTAAAGATCCATATTTCTATAACTACTACAATAGCAGTAGCGAACAGCTGCTTATTACAACGTTGGGATGTCCGGTGGTTTACAATGGTCAGGCAAAAGGTGTGGCCGGAGTTGACATTGCTTTGGACGAGTACCAAAAGGTGGTTGATAACGTTCGCATATTCCCTGGAACCTCGGCTTTCTTAGTATCGCAATCGGGTTTTGTTGCCGCTCATAGCAACAAATTGATGGTTGGAAAATCATATGAGTCAACCATTGAAGGAAAGAGAACAGAACTTGCTTTGGGAACGATTTTATCTTCGAATGATATCACACAAACCTTTACAGAAATAGGAGGTAAGAGTTACTTTGTCGTTGTAGCACCCATTCCAATGGGAGATAGGGGAACCCGTTGGGTTTTAGGAGTGGTAATTCCATCTAGCGAGATATTTGCTCAGTCGAGAAAATCAGTGTTTATAGCTATTCTAGTGTGCCTGTTAGGGCTTGTTATTACCTACTTTGCTATTAACTATTTGGCAAAATCTATCGCTAAACCGTTGGGAGATGTAACCTCGTCTATTAAACTGTTGGCTAGTGGGGCTGTAAATAAGAGCAAACTGTTGAATGTAAATACAGGCGATGAGATGCAGGAAATAGCGGGCTCGTTGAATGTTCTTGTTGATGGTTTAAATCGTACGGCTTTGTTTGCTCAGGAAATAGGAAGAGGGAACCTTAGTTTAAGCCACAAACTATTGGGCGAAAACGATATAATTGGAGCATCGCTAGAAGAAATGCGTAGTAGCCTTATTAAGGCTAAAGAAGCAGAAGAGATGCGAAGGGTAGAAGAGGAAAAGAACCATTGGGCCAATCAAGGTTATGCTGAATTCTCAGGGCTACTACGACAGAATGGAAACAATGTCAAAGAACTATCGTTCTCTGTTGTTAGCAACTTGGTGAAATACTTAGGTCTCGTACAAGGTGGAATGTTTATACTTAACGAAACTGACCAATCGGATAGGTATTTAGAAATGGTAGCCTGTTTTGCCTACAACCGTAGGAAGCTTATGAGTAGGCGATTCGAACTGGGGGAAGGTTTAGTTGGCCGTTGTTTTGATGAGGCCGAGACCATATATCTGCTTGAAATACCAGATGGGTACATTTCCATAACCTCGGGATTGGGAGACGCTAAGCCTAAATGCCTTTTACTAGTTCCTCTTAAAGTTAATAGCGAAGTTAATGGGGTAATAGAACTTGCTTCCTTATCTCCTATAGAGGAGTATAAGGTTAAGTTTGTCGAAAAGGTAGCAGAGAGTATTGCGTCTACGATGGCAAGCGTACGTGTTAATGTTCATACCGCCGAACTGCTAGAGCGAACACAACAGCAGGCTGAAGAAATGGCTGCACAAGAGGAAGAGATGCGCCAAAATTTGGAGGAGTTGCAGTCTACTCAGGACGAGATGTTGCGCATTCATAGTGAGCAGCTAAAAATGCAGGATAAACTGGCTCTTGAACAGAATTTGTTGCGAAACCTACTCGATTCCACGCAAGAGGTTATATATTTTAAGGGCTTGGATGGTAGATATATAAAGGCTAGTCGGGCAAAACTTGCTATGCATGGCTTTACCTCGGAAGAGCAAATTATTGGGAAAAGCGATAGGGAGTTGTATGGAGACAAGTTCGACGTAAACTTCGAAAACGAGGAAAAGGAGATTATCAGAACAGGGAAAGGAGTTGTTGACATTCTCGAAAAAGTAGAAGGGGCTGACGGCTCTGTTACTTGGTTATCTGTAAGCAAACTCCCTATTTTTGATAAAGAAGGGGGTGTTGTAGGAATATGGATCTCATACCACGATGTCACAAAAATGGTTCTTCTCGAAGAAAAAGTTTCAAGGCTTGCAGCATCAGAGGGTAATCTATTACATTAG